One Aphidius gifuensis isolate YNYX2018 linkage group LG5, ASM1490517v1, whole genome shotgun sequence genomic region harbors:
- the LOC122856513 gene encoding putative uncharacterized protein DDB_G0291812 has product FGNTKTINKTNIKIISIGTLLNIVNGAPADYDAAIRAERSANLSHITGPSKKIQIFIKNRFLQIFPDGTVNGSSDPSNYTIIQRTSVSIGQLKIQGVATCLYLCMDACGLVYGSREYTDECVFNEMLEQSRYNTYSSVRWSTPRKTYYLGLNRNGQPRKVQYRGNNWDKLAEYARVLPITVPKERIVAIEKISTCPKHNIRHHHNKSHGHHQNHNQSSPIILPNDKDDKDKFKCKKNDKRKKRKRRCKIDDKPKFDCNISIKNHENKIKTDDKIELQSKRSCQDAASDEFCRQQILDASTKKRKSRKDTDNNNKKKNNNNNNNNHKNKKIDNISPLSSSFNNDNNNKSLIEKKNIKIDEQYSALLEDSTIDSITVKTETTDSTLSSSSSSSKLLNPSLDISLTIDSSVEVSDEDSNSHEEDTIITNDYGIPMTTMDTTPPERTEDYTKATTQSILQFLNINKQLNDDTIIKKLNDPIGQFAM; this is encoded by the exons tttggtaatacaaaaacaataaataaaacaaatattaaaattattagtattggtacattattaaatattgttaatggaGCACCAGCTGATTATGATGCAGCAATACGTGCTGAAAGATCAGCAAATTTATCACATATTACTGGACCATCtaagaaaattcaaatatttattaagaaTAGATTTCTTCAAATATTTCCAGATGGTACTGTTAATGGTTCCAGTGATCCGTCAAATTATA caATTATTCAAAGGACATCAGTTTCAATTGGTCAACTTAAAATACAGGGTGTCGCAACTTGTCTATATCTTTGTATGGATGCTTGTGGTTTAGTATACGGTTCA CGAGAATATACAGATGAATGTGTATTCAACGaaatgcttgaacaaagtAGATACAATACATATAGCTCAGTAAGATGGTCAACACCACGTAAAACCTATTATTTAGGTTTAAATCGTAATGGACAACCACGTAAAGTACAATATCGTGGTAATAATTGGGATAAACTTGCTGAATATGCACGAGTATTACCAATAACAGTACCAAAAGAACGTATTGTtgctattgaaaaaataagtacatgtccaaaacataatattcgtcatcatcataataaatcACATGGACATCATCAAAATCATAATCAATCATCGCCAATAATATTGCCAAATGATAAAGATGACaaggataaatttaaatgtaaaaaaaatgataaaagaaaaaaacgtaaaagacgatgtaaaattgatgataaaccaAAATTTGATtgtaatatatcaattaaaaatcatgaaaataaaattaagactgatgataaaattgaattacaaTCAAAAAGATCATGTCAAGATGCAGCAAGTGATGAATTTTGTCGTCAACAAATACTTGATGcatcaacaaaaaaacgtaaatCACGAAAAGacactgataataataataaaaaaaaaaataacaataataataataataatcataaaaataaaaaa attgataatatttcaccACTATCAAgtagttttaataatgataataataataaatcattaattgaaaaaaaaaatataaaaattgatgaacaaTATAGTGCATTATTAGAAGATTCAACAATCGATAGTATAACTGTTAAAACAGAAACAACTGATTCaactttatcatcatcatcatcatcatcaaaattattaaatcctTCATTGGATATATCATTGACAATTGACTCTTCAGTTGAGGTCAGTGATGAAGATTCAAATTCGCATGAAGAAGATACAATTATAACAAATGATTATGGTATACCAATGACAACAATGGATACAACACCACCAGAAAGAACTGAAGATTATACTAAAGCAACAACACAatcaatattacaatttttaaatataaataaacaattaaatgatgatacgataattaaaaaattaaatgatccaATTGGTCAATTTgctatgtaa